The genomic interval ATTAAATAGGCTATCAAACATATCTCTAGATATATTTTGTACTTTTTGTTTATTAGTAATATTATTAATTGCATCTCTAGCAGCTTTTCTTTCTGCTAGAATTCTTCTTTTACCAGAACCACTACCCATCTTTTTATTGTCAACATATACATCAACATAAAAAGTTTTATTATGGTCTAAACCTTCTTCATTTATAAGCTTATATTCTATTTCTTTATCGTAAATCATAAAATTTAATTCCTGTTTAGAATTATCAATTAAGTTTGCTTTATCAAAAATACTTGTCCTTGAAGTTTTATCATTATCTTTTTCATAAAGTGTTTTTTGATTCTGAATAACATGTGTGTTTTTTTGCAATGCATCTTTCGCAGCATTTTGTTCAGCATCTTTTTTTCTTTTACCCGAACCACTCCCAATTTTTACATCATTAATATAAATATCAACATAGAATGTTTTATCATGATCGAATCCACTTTCTTTTACAAGTATATATTCTATAGGACTTTGAGGGTATTTTTCTTGAAGTTCATTCTTATAACTATATTCATTATTACTAGCATAGGGTAATAACTTATTAACTAAAAAATTAAATACGTAATCGAAGCCTGAATCTAAGTATATAGCGCCAATTAAGGCTTCAAATGCATCCCCTAATATTGAATGATTATTAGGGTTTACACCATTTCCAACAAGTATATATTTATTTATTTCTAGTAATATAGCATAATTATAATTAGCGTTTTTATCAACATAATTTTCTTTTAATTTTGTCATATCTCCTTCAGTTGAAGTTTCATCATTGTTATATAAATAAGTTCTAACAACATTTTCTAATACAGAATCGCCTAAAAATTCTAATCGTTCATTACTTTCATTAATATAATTTTCATACGAATAAGATGAATGAGTAAATGCTGTTTTTAATAAAGATTTGTTTTTAAATGATAGATTATGTTTTTTACAAAACTCATTAAGTAATTCTTCATAATTAAATATGTCTTTCATATTAAGCTCTCCTCATAAATAAGTTTTTCATTAATTTAATAAATAAAAATCAATTATTTCAATGCATATAAAAGCATATGAATAATTGATTTAAATGGAAAATGATAATAATAAATTACTATAATTAAAGTACACTGAAAAAAGTACTTAAGATTAATTTCTTATAACGTACTAATTAATTATAGAATTTAGAATTAATCAATATATAGTACGTAATAGTCATCAATAATTCTGATGAATCACTTATATTTTCAACTTAAAATAAGTAACACTTGGCAAATGATTGCGTTATTTCGCGCGTTATAACGCAATCATTTGCCAAATAACATTTATAATATTTTGAAAATATATCTAATTGATCAAAATGAGTGATCATTAAGACGTATTATATGAACCTTAAATCAAAAAAAGTGTTAGATCCAATTATCAACCTCCTTGAACTTGTTTAGTAATATGAATTTCTAAATGTTATAGAAACAAAAGAAATAATAATTACACTTCAATGATAACGCTATCATTCAATAATAGCAAGGTTATTTATCTATATTTAGTTTTTTTACATGCTTATAAATTCTACTTTGTTAAGCAGGTCACATGTCAGTTATAGTTGCATTACATGGGAAAAAGAAACATGAGATAGAAGGAACTCCGTTGCGAGAAACTCATTATTTTGATGTAGAAAAATGTAAAACGTGTCCATTTAAAGAAGAATGTTGATATAAAGAAGGACAAGATAGTAAATCTTTATTAGAGTTGACAATTTAAGCGATTAATGTTGAAAGTGTCATAAATTCAATAATGGTAAATAATGTAAATATTGAGTAGATGGTAGAACTTGTCCAAGGTATCATAAATAATATATTTAGGTAAATAAAACCACCAATTAACTGTAATGAGCGGTAAAGTTGGTGGTTTTTGTATTTATACGGTTAGCTCACAAAAAGGTATCAAATAGAACAACCATTTATTTGTCTAACTGAATAAATTTTCTTTTTGATAATGAATAATTTTAACTGTATCCACTTGTCTATGTAATGAATTAATTGTGGAAATTGAGTTTTTTATTTTTAACAATTTAAATGCTTTTTAGACTACTGGTATTTCATTTATCTTCTTATCTAGTATATCTGAAAATGAACATATTTCATGGGTAAAGTCAAAAATATGTAATCTCTGCGAAAAAAAGTGAAAAACGTTTACAGTCATTTACCCCCTTTACAACAGTTTTAAATTAAAGTATAATGATAAAAATATTTTTTCGACAATATTCGACATTAATATTTCTTAATTAAGATGAACTAAATAGAGTTAAAACAAGCAGAACTAGATTAACTAAAATAGCTATTAAACTTGTAAAAACAGGAAGAGAAATTTATTAAAAGTTTAGTGTCCCTTTCCATACAGGGACTCATTTAAACAGGTTGTGGAAAACCTAAAAGAAATATCATCTTCCTTTTTCTATACCCAAAATATCATTTTGATAAATACTTTATAGGAAAAAATGTTGGAAAAGCTCATTTGTGGTTTAAATAGAAGAATTAATTAGTGAAAGGTATAAAAATCGAATCATTTTCAGAAAAATGATTCTAAATTATAACTTACATGATTAAGTGTCATCCTATAAAGTTTAATCGTGTTGTCTTCAGATTTAATACTTATTAATTTGATTAAATCTTCACAGAGTAATTCATATTAAGTATTGATTCTTAAAAGTTAAATAAATAGTAAAGTTAACAAAATTTAGTTGTGAGGAGAAGTGAGTATGAGTAAATACTATTTGAAAAAGGTCTTATCATCTATACTTACAGTGTTTATTATAGTAACAGTCGTTTTCTTTATGTTACGAATGATTCCAGGTGGACCATTTACAAGAGAAAAACCTTTACCACCTGCTACTCAAGAAAGACTGGAAAAAGCTTATGGATTGGATAAACCGATTATTGAACAATATTTTCATTATATGGGAAATTTAATGAAAGGTGACTTAGGGGTATCTTTTAATGATCCAGCTTACTCAGTTAATCAATTGCTTAAAGAAGGAATACCTCAAACTGCAAAGGTAGGAGTACTAGCAGTTATAGTAATTATAGCTGTCGGTATACCTATAGGAATAATCTCAGCTCTTAAATCAAATTCAGCAATTGATTACGGTACAATGATTTTAGCTACATTAGGTATAACCGTACCGAGTTTTGTTATTGGATCCTTATTTATATTGTTAGCTCAGCATGTTGAGTGGATACCTGTTGGAGGAATTGATAAACCAGTTGCTTATATAGGTCCTGTTATTGCTTTATCTGGTTACTCGTTAGCATTTGTGACAAGACTTACAAGATCAAGCATGCTTGAAGTTGTCAGACAAGATTATATTAGAACGGCAAGAGCAAATGGATTATCTAATTTTAAAGTCATTGGCAAACATGCCCTTAAAAATGGATTAATTCCTGTTGTAACGTATATTGGTCCAATGATTGCTGCATTATTAACAGGTTCATTTGTTGTTGAGAAAATATTCGTAATTAATGGTATTGGTAGATATTTTACAGAATCTGTTAGTGGTCGTGACTATACTCTAGTAATTGGAGTAACTGTTTTCTATGCAATATTTTATATAATAATGGTATTTTTGGTTGATATAATTTATTCAATTA from Mycoplasmatota bacterium carries:
- the rnc gene encoding ribonuclease III: MKDIFNYEELLNEFCKKHNLSFKNKSLLKTAFTHSSYSYENYINESNERLEFLGDSVLENVVRTYLYNNDETSTEGDMTKLKENYVDKNANYNYAILLEINKYILVGNGVNPNNHSILGDAFEALIGAIYLDSGFDYVFNFLVNKLLPYASNNEYSYKNELQEKYPQSPIEYILVKESGFDHDKTFYVDIYINDVKIGSGSGKRKKDAEQNAAKDALQKNTHVIQNQKTLYEKDNDKTSRTSIFDKANLIDNSKQELNFMIYDKEIEYKLINEEGLDHNKTFYVDVYVDNKKMGSGSGKRRILAERKAARDAINNITNKQKVQNISRDMFDSLFNTNEEVNYYYKNWLQEKFPQKYIEYRVLKEYGPDHNKTFEINVYIDGELMGSGSGKRKKEAEQNVAKEALENLKY
- a CDS encoding ABC transporter permease, giving the protein MSKYYLKKVLSSILTVFIIVTVVFFMLRMIPGGPFTREKPLPPATQERLEKAYGLDKPIIEQYFHYMGNLMKGDLGVSFNDPAYSVNQLLKEGIPQTAKVGVLAVIVIIAVGIPIGIISALKSNSAIDYGTMILATLGITVPSFVIGSLFILLAQHVEWIPVGGIDKPVAYIGPVIALSGYSLAFVTRLTRSSMLEVVRQDYIRTARANGLSNFKVIGKHALKNGLIPVVTYIGPMIAALLTGSFVVEKIFVINGIGRYFTESVSGRDYTLVIGVTVFYAIFYIIMVFLVDIIYSIIDPRIKVS